The genome window CATTGGTGACCGGATCGGGTGCGTGCCGCCAGCCGGTGCCAAAGAGAATCAAAAACGCGCCGGTGGTGATCGGATTCAAACTGCCGTCGGGATTGGTGACGGCAAAGCTGCTGACGCCGTCGCGCGTCCAGAGCGCCGCCGGGCCGCCGCTGCCGCTGGCGTTGGCAGTAAAGACGCCTGGGGCTTCGGCAAAGGCTTTGAGGGTTTGTTGCGAGACGATGCCATTGCCCGCGACGGTGACGAGTTGGGTGTTCACGCCCGGCACGACCGACGCAGGTAGCAGATAGTTGGTCTGAGTGGGCGAGACGAAAAAGAGCGGCGCGGGGCTGCCATTCGCAAAGATGCGCGTGCCGCCCAGTGTGGTGGGCAAGGGCACCGAGTTCGCCGTATTCGTTTGCGTCGCCAGTTGCGTCCCAAAGAGCGCCGCGATAGCGTCGGGCGCGAGCGTTGTTTGATACGAGGCCGCGAGCACACTGACCGTAGTGGTTAGGTTGAGTTGCGCCGCGCTGGCGATGACGGCAGTCCGTTCCTGAAAGCTGGCGCCGCCGCTGGCTGTGACGCGGACGGTGAGTAGCGTGGGCGTGGCGAGTGTCGCTTGCGTGAGCGTTAAACTCAGATTGCCCGTCGGCGCGTCCAGCAGGCTGTTGACGGCCTGGCCGTTGAGCGTGACCGAATTGTTTTCCAGCCCCGCGCCCAACACTTTGAGCGTCGCGCTCACACCGCCACTGGGAATCACGTATTGCGAGAGGCCGAAGATTTGCAGTTGCGTGCCCTTCAAGCTGCGGATGCGGTCGCCGTAAGAATCCGCAAAATAGAGCACGCCGTAAGCATCCACGATGACGCCAATCGGTTCGTTGAGCAGCGCCTGGGTCGCGCTGATGCCATCGCCGTTGTAACCGGTGCCGCCTGTGCCGGCAAAGGTCGTGATGCGGCCCGTCAGGTCTACGCGGCGAATGCGGTCGTTGCCGGGATCGCTGATATAAACGATGCCGTCTTTGTCTACGGCAACGCCGCGAATCGGGCTGAGCTTGGTTTGCGTGGCCGGGAGGTTGTCACCACTGTAACCATCCTGGCCGGTGCCCGCAAAGGTGCTGATCTTGCCTGTCGTATCCACTTTGCGCACGACAAAATTCTCGGTGTCGGCGATGTAAAGATTGCCCAGCCGATCCACCGCGGCGCCATCGGGCGAATCGAGCCGCGCCTGCGTCGCCGGGCCGCCATCGCCGCTGTAACCGCCCTGACCGTTGCTGCCTGCCACAGTGCTGATCGTGCCCTGCGGCGTGACCTTGCGGACGCGGTTATTGAAGGTGTCGCAAAGATAGAGATTGCCCCCCGCATCAATCGTCAGGCTTTGCGGAAAGCCCAGTCGCGCTTGTGTGGCCGGGCCGCCATCGCCAGCAAAACCTTCCTGCCCGGTGCCCGCGATGGTGGTGATCTTGCCGGTCGTATCAATCTTGCGCACGACATTGTTCAGCGAATCGGTGAAAAACAGATTGCCCTGCCGGTCAAAAACCAGACTCGTCGGCGTATCAATCAGCGCCTGTGTCGCGGGGCCATTGTCGCCGCTGTAACCGCCCACGCCCGTCCCGGCAATCGTGGTGATCGTGCCTTGCAAACTTACCTTGCGAATGCGGTTGTTGTACGAATCGGCGATGTACAAATTGCCATCGGCATCCACCGCAATGCCCGTGGGCGTCGCCAGCAGCGCATTTGTCGCCGGGCCATTGTCGCCCGCGAACCCATACACGCCGCTGCCTGCGGGCGTGCGAATGAGCGCGGTCGTTTGCGCTTGCGCAGGTAGAAACAGTGCCGTTGCGAACAGCAGGGCAGTTAATGCCAACCTATGCCGCCGACGCGGCGCGTCTTTGGAGTGCGAGCGGCACAGGCCGCCGCTTTGGTATGTCTTTCGATGCGGCGAACAATCGAAGTCACGGACGGACGCGGCGCGGCGGACATTCACTGTGTCTGTTGCCGAGGGCCTACCAATGCGGCGGCCTGTGCCGCTCGCACTCCAAAGGCTTCGCCAGTTGATTGTTATGCTGGCGAGCAAAGCGTTGTAAGCCGCAGTGAAATAAGGCCAGCGCACAGGAACAATAGCAGGGTGGAAGAAAGTCTCAGTCGTATTCAAAACGTCGTTCATCCTTTTGGGAAAGAGAAGCTGTCACGCTTCAATGAAAATTGAAATTGATCTGCACGCGCAATTGGCGCGCGTCATAGGCGGCATTGGCGCGCCCAAAGAAGGGGGAAGTTTGAACGCCGTTGAAATCCGCCAGATTGACGTGATTCAACAGATTGGTGGCGTCCAGGGCGCATTCAATACCGAATGGGCGCCCCTCGGTTTGCTGGGGGCCGAATGTGAATTCCCGGCTCAGGCGCAGGTTGACGTTGTTGAAAGCCGCGCCGCGCCCGGCATTGCGCGCCACGCCGGCGGGCCGGTCATTCACGATCATATCGTTGTTGTCATCCAAACCGGTCGTGATGTTGTAAGGGCGGCCGGTGTTGAAATAGAACATCGGGGTGGCTTCCAACCCCAGCGGCAACGAGAGCAGCGCGCTCAGAAAAACCTGATGCCGAATGTCGTGCGCCGCATAACCGCGTTCGAGTTTGAGTTGATAGTTGTCCATCGGCAATGCGTCGGGGCCATCGGCATCATCGAGGGTGCGCGCCCAGGTGTAATTGGCAATCAGCGTCACGTGCTCATTGAGCGATTGCCAGTAACTGGCGCTCAAGCGGTGCGTTGTCGCGCTGGCCGAAGATTCCAATTGCGTGATGCGGCCCAACGCGGGGCGCGGCCGCAAGTGATCGGCCAGTGGCGCATTGATGTCGCGCGCTCTGAACAGGTGAAGGCCGCGCTCGTAGTTGTAAGTCAGCGTCAGCGTTGCATCTTTCGGCAAACGCTGCTCAATGCCCAACGCCGTGTGCCATTGATAGGGCGTCCGCAAATCGGCGGCGAGCGGCATTAGACTAACGGGAAAGTCGGACAGGCTCAGGTTGCCGAACGGGTTGGGATAGCGTGGCCGCAGAATGATGTATTGGCGCTGCCGCACACCATCAAAGCGCAAGGCTTGCGCGAGTTGCGCTTCGGCCAGTTGCTGATAAAACAGCCCCGCGCCGCCGCGCACGACCGTGCTATCGCGTTTGAACGGCGACCACGCGAAACCCAACCGGGGCGCGAGATTATTGCGGTCGCCCAGGTGCGTCTGGGTTTCGTAACGTAAGCCGGGCGAGAGCGTGAAGCGCGGGGCAACCCGCCAATCGTCCTGCGCATACGCCGCAAAGTTCCAGAGATTAAAGCGCAGTTGCGGGTCGCCCACGTTGAGCGTGTACAAGATGGGCCGATGCAGGCGGTAAAACGAAAGCCCTGAGTAGAGAAATGTGCCGCCGAAATTCTGTTCGCTGTCATCAGCCACGCGCACGCCCGTCAGGCTGCCGCCAGTTTTGATGAAATGATGACCGGCGCTGAGCGTCAGATTTTCGAGCAAGCTGGCGCGCTGGTTCTGATTCCGCGCATCGCAGCATTGTGAACCGCCCTGATTGAACGCGCCTGCGATTTCCTCCGCCGGGTTGTAATTGTCGGTGGTCGTCAGCGCATGCTCGCGCGCATAACGGAACTGGGTTTCGTTGATGACGGTTGGCGAGAGAATCGCGCGCCAGGCCGCCTGCCAACTCTGCCCACGCGCGTTGAGGTTGTAAGCGCGTTCGGGCAGGTCAAAGCTGCCGATACCCAGGCCTTGCTCGCCGCCGCGATTGAGATCGTAAAACACGCCGAAGGTTTGGCGTTCATTCGGCACAAAATCGGCGCGCACATTGAGAAAGTTGTATTGGCTGAATGCAGGCACCGCGTCGTAATAGTAACCATCCGGCGTGTAAGCCGAGACCAGCGAAGCCTCGTGATGCTGGCGGCGATCAAAGGAGCCAAAGATAAAAGAGCGTTTGTTGAAAAGACGGCTGCTCCACCAGCCGCCGTAATCTTCATGCTTCAGCGGCGGCTTTTCCAAGCTGAAAGCGTTGCGCGCGTCGAGGACGCTGTGGCGGAAATCGAAGGAACCGCCCGCATGCACCTGTTCATCGCCGCCCTTGGTTTCAATTTCCACGCGGGCGCTGCCCGGCTCGTGATAGAGCGCGGCGAAGGGGTCGCTGTTGATGCGAATTTCCTTAATCGTAGAAATGGGGGGCATCCTGGCATCGCTCACGCCATTGACCGAAATCCGCAACGGGCCGTTGAGCGAACCCGCCATGCGTTGCAAAACCGCCAGCAACTGGTCGGGGTCATGCGGCAAGCGCCGCAACAACTCGCCGCGCAAAATGACGGCGTCGGCATTTTCATGCGCCGCCAAACTTAAACTCTTGCGCTCGGATGTCACGTCAACTGTGCTCTTGACCGCTGCGACGGCGAGCGTGATATTCAGTCGCTCAGTGTCCGTGCTTCGGACCGAAAGATATTGCTCGTAATTCGCAAAGCCTGCCGCGCTGACCAGTAGGTGGTAGGTGCCGGTTGCGAGCTTTGTAAATTCGAACGCGCCTTGTGCATCGGTTGTTGTTTCGTGATTGCGCGCGCCTTCGCTTTGTAAAATCAGGCGCGCACCGGGGATTCCCGCCTGCGTTGCATCCAGTATTTGCCCGCGTAAATCCCTGCGCGCCGAGGCGGGGGGCTGCTCTGGCTGGGTTTGGGCCAGCATTCTTTTGTCCAAACCCAGCCAAAGCAGCCCCCCAAACAAGAATGGATAGAAAACTCTCGATACACGCATAAATTTGAAACCAAGCGAAGTTGGACGCAAGCGAAGCAGTAGACGGGTACAAACAGCGCTTTTGGGGATGCCGGAGCTTATTTGCGCAAAGAGCGAATGGCTGGGAAAGGAAGCCAATAAGTGCGCGAGCGTGCGGGGCGAAACAAAAGAAGCAGGAACTCCGAGCCAGCGGCTTGATCGTTTGTCTTGGATGCGTAGTGAACGCTTAACGAGGTGGCGATCATAGGCAGAAGCTGTAAATGATTGCAACTGCTTTTTTTCGGATAAGAGGCGTTGCCTTTCACGCGCAACAAACTGATTATTCAGGAGGGAGCGCTGAGAACTGGCACTTCAATCTGACGCACCGTCCAAATTTTGCTAAAGAAATATTTTCAGCCTGGCTGTCGATTTGAATGGTCGCCATTCGACT of Acidobacteriota bacterium contains these proteins:
- a CDS encoding TonB-dependent receptor — its product is MLAQTQPEQPPASARRDLRGQILDATQAGIPGARLILQSEGARNHETTTDAQGAFEFTKLATGTYHLLVSAAGFANYEQYLSVRSTDTERLNITLAVAAVKSTVDVTSERKSLSLAAHENADAVILRGELLRRLPHDPDQLLAVLQRMAGSLNGPLRISVNGVSDARMPPISTIKEIRINSDPFAALYHEPGSARVEIETKGGDEQVHAGGSFDFRHSVLDARNAFSLEKPPLKHEDYGGWWSSRLFNKRSFIFGSFDRRQHHEASLVSAYTPDGYYYDAVPAFSQYNFLNVRADFVPNERQTFGVFYDLNRGGEQGLGIGSFDLPERAYNLNARGQSWQAAWRAILSPTVINETQFRYAREHALTTTDNYNPAEEIAGAFNQGGSQCCDARNQNQRASLLENLTLSAGHHFIKTGGSLTGVRVADDSEQNFGGTFLYSGLSFYRLHRPILYTLNVGDPQLRFNLWNFAAYAQDDWRVAPRFTLSPGLRYETQTHLGDRNNLAPRLGFAWSPFKRDSTVVRGGAGLFYQQLAEAQLAQALRFDGVRQRQYIILRPRYPNPFGNLSLSDFPVSLMPLAADLRTPYQWHTALGIEQRLPKDATLTLTYNYERGLHLFRARDINAPLADHLRPRPALGRITQLESSASATTHRLSASYWQSLNEHVTLIANYTWARTLDDADGPDALPMDNYQLKLERGYAAHDIRHQVFLSALLSLPLGLEATPMFYFNTGRPYNITTGLDDNNDMIVNDRPAGVARNAGRGAAFNNVNLRLSREFTFGPQQTEGRPFGIECALDATNLLNHVNLADFNGVQTSPFFGRANAAYDARQLRVQINFNFH